In Beutenbergia cavernae DSM 12333, the DNA window CGGCGTGAGCGCGAGCCCGAGCGCCGCGACCACGAACCCGACGACGGCGATCCACAGCACCGGGACGAACCCGATGCGATCGGCGAGGAGTCCGCCGAGCGGCGCCCCGATCACGATGAACGCCCGGTTCATCGACCGCCTCGTCGCGTTCATCCGAGTCTGCATCGCGTCCGGCGTCATGGCCTGCCAGTAGCCCATCTCGTTGGCGCCCTCCGCGCCCATCGCCAGCCCGTAGAGCAGCTGGCCGAGGCCGACGTACACGAGCGTCGCGACGCCGTCGGCGCCCGTCAGCAGCGGGACCGCGGCGATCAGCGCCCAGCCGAGCGCCTCGACGAACCGCGCGCCGATGACCGCGCGCCCCGCGCCCCAGCGCAGGCCAAGACGCGTGGAGAGGGAGCTGCCGATGAGGCCGCCGACACCGGCGCACGCCAGCACCAGGCCGAGCTCGAACGCGCTGAAGCCGAGCTGCGTGAGCGCGAACGGCACGAACACGGTCCCGAGCACGCTGTTGAACAGGAACCAGCCGTGCGTGGCGTAGGCCAGTGGGGCGAGAGTGCGGTGCCGGTAGACCCACCGGAGTCCCTCGGCCATGTCGCGCCCGATGCGCGGGCGTGGTCCGGAGCTGCCCGCGGGCTCGGTGATGCGGATCCGGGCGACGACGACGGCGGAGACCAGGTAGGACACGGCGTCGGCGAGGACGGCGAGCGGTGCGCCGACGAGGCTGACGAGGCCACCGGCGACGACCGGACCGGAGGTCTGCGCGACGGCGCTGGACTGTTCGAGACGGGCGTTCGCCACCAGCAGCGCCGACCGCGGCACGAGTCGCGGCAGGAAGGACTGCGACGCGGAGTCGTTCGCGAGCGACAGCACGCCGAACAGCGCGACGACGACGGCGATCGTCGCGATGCTGAGCCGGTCGAGGGCCCACAGCAGCGGGATGAGTCCGAGCAGGACGGCGCGGCCGACGTCGGTCACGACCATCACCGGCTTGCGGCGCCACCGGTCGAGCAGCGCACCGGCCACCAGCCCGAGCAGGATGTAGGGCAGCCAGCGAGCGGCGTTGACGAGCCCGACGTCGGCAGCGGTCCCGGCGAGCGTGACGACGACGAGCACCTGGATCGCCATCGTCGTGATGTAGGTGCCGAACTCGGACACCGTCTCAGCAGCCCAGAACGGCAGGAAGCCGGGGACTCGGAACACGCGCTCGGCGGGCGGGGCGGCGTCGGGCACGGCGTCTCCTCCGGTAGGGGTTCCACTCTCCCAGACCCCGGACGCCGACCGTGCGTCCGGGGGCAGCCGTGGGACAGCCGGGTGCAGCCAGAGGCACGAGGCGCCGCTCAGGGCACCCAGCCTCGAACCGGCGTCAACCTATCGTTTGACACGCGATACGATCTCGATATATCGTTACCGCGTTCGCCGGTTCAGGCGGACCAGTACGGGCGACGACGTCGAGGCACCGCCTCCGCCGCCCCACCAACCACATCTGGAGACATCTCATGAATCACCGACACTTCACACGTCCCGACTCCCAGGCCCCCG includes these proteins:
- a CDS encoding MFS transporter; protein product: MPDAAPPAERVFRVPGFLPFWAAETVSEFGTYITTMAIQVLVVVTLAGTAADVGLVNAARWLPYILLGLVAGALLDRWRRKPVMVVTDVGRAVLLGLIPLLWALDRLSIATIAVVVALFGVLSLANDSASQSFLPRLVPRSALLVANARLEQSSAVAQTSGPVVAGGLVSLVGAPLAVLADAVSYLVSAVVVARIRITEPAGSSGPRPRIGRDMAEGLRWVYRHRTLAPLAYATHGWFLFNSVLGTVFVPFALTQLGFSAFELGLVLACAGVGGLIGSSLSTRLGLRWGAGRAVIGARFVEALGWALIAAVPLLTGADGVATLVYVGLGQLLYGLAMGAEGANEMGYWQAMTPDAMQTRMNATRRSMNRAFIVIGAPLGGLLADRIGFVPVLWIAVVGFVVAALGLALTPFRGARHGEAVDEPAERPVDGAA